The Sporomusa termitida genome has a window encoding:
- a CDS encoding phosphodiester glycosidase family protein: protein MFNRPGLKRPLLTACIFLVVLLLQGAAWAASEPVVSKIRLSQDAEKVRIVFDVSDLPEYKIMTLENPLRLVIDMPGVANKGIAQYRVNDPTVARVRLAAPEPGKLRAVVDLKTPYLYKVFTLKDPNRLVVDIIKDYEQKQVEELAPGLTYTSWLRNQASGPLWAHILEVDPQAGFAVQPVLSNGVIKGLEPLLPMAERAGAIAAVNGSYFGPDGTIIGLLKIDGEIASTPALPRTALGIMPDGRMLIDQVEYEGQVELPDDRTVTIHGVNRPRGENELVLYNGLYAPATGSNNFGREYVVVNGKVTAVNTGNSPIPPAGFVLSAHGAAAGLLAGLSIGDGVRLQQTLGPEWDKTRHALGAGPMLVKNNSVFLTTKIEEFGSDVAGGRAPRTALGLKADGKILVVVVDGRQELSTGMTLLELALFMQELGAQEAMNLDGGGSSEMVLNGKIINRPSDRRERRVGDALAIISSRVAN from the coding sequence ATGTTCAATCGTCCGGGCCTAAAAAGGCCACTGCTGACAGCCTGTATTTTCCTGGTGGTACTGCTGCTTCAGGGTGCTGCCTGGGCAGCCTCTGAACCTGTAGTGAGCAAAATCAGGCTAAGCCAGGATGCGGAAAAAGTTAGAATTGTGTTTGATGTCTCCGACTTGCCCGAATACAAAATAATGACGCTGGAGAACCCGCTCCGGCTGGTCATAGATATGCCCGGGGTTGCCAATAAGGGGATCGCCCAATATAGGGTCAATGACCCGACCGTAGCCAGGGTACGTCTGGCCGCGCCTGAGCCAGGCAAGCTCAGAGCGGTTGTTGATCTGAAAACTCCCTATCTGTACAAGGTGTTTACCCTGAAAGACCCCAACCGGCTGGTTGTTGATATTATTAAAGACTATGAGCAGAAGCAGGTGGAGGAACTGGCACCGGGCCTGACCTATACCTCCTGGCTGAGAAATCAAGCCAGCGGTCCCTTATGGGCCCATATCCTTGAGGTCGATCCCCAGGCCGGTTTTGCGGTCCAGCCGGTGCTGTCCAATGGTGTCATCAAGGGGCTGGAACCACTCTTGCCGATGGCCGAACGGGCCGGGGCGATAGCTGCGGTTAATGGCTCTTATTTTGGGCCTGACGGGACGATTATCGGCTTACTGAAGATAGACGGCGAAATCGCCAGTACACCCGCCTTACCCCGTACAGCCCTTGGTATTATGCCTGACGGCCGGATGCTTATTGATCAGGTCGAGTATGAAGGCCAGGTTGAATTACCGGACGACAGGACCGTGACGATTCATGGTGTTAACAGACCGCGGGGGGAAAACGAGCTTGTGCTCTACAATGGCCTTTATGCCCCGGCGACCGGCAGTAATAATTTCGGCAGAGAATATGTGGTTGTAAACGGTAAAGTAACGGCAGTCAATACCGGCAATTCGCCGATACCGCCGGCGGGCTTTGTCCTTTCCGCCCACGGTGCCGCCGCCGGCCTCCTTGCCGGTCTTAGCATTGGCGACGGCGTCAGGCTTCAGCAGACACTGGGGCCGGAGTGGGATAAAACCCGGCACGCATTGGGCGCCGGGCCGATGCTTGTTAAAAATAACAGCGTATTTTTAACAACTAAAATTGAAGAATTTGGCTCCGATGTGGCCGGTGGCCGCGCTCCCCGGACGGCACTTGGCCTTAAGGCCGACGGGAAAATTCTGGTGGTGGTTGTGGATGGCCGGCAGGAGCTCAGTACCGGGATGACACTCCTGGAACTGGCGCTTTTTATGCAGGAGCTGGGAGCACAGGAAGCTATGAATCTCGATGGCGGCGGGTCCAGTGAGATGGTATTAAACGGTAAGATTATCAACAGGCCCTCAGACCGGCGGGAACGGCGGGTGGGGGACGCTTTGGCAATTATTTCAAGCCGTGTTGCTAATTGA
- a CDS encoding rod-binding protein, with translation MLKINPANLIQPNTIPAGGGAAVSGQGAAFAARLEQAVQTSGLAGAAPAKGSEDAKLKAACQELEAVFLNMMLARMRASVPKTKLMGDTSGEEIMQSLLDTELTKNMAQAGGMGLAAMLYRQLSKSPVKGQAR, from the coding sequence ATGTTGAAAATAAATCCTGCCAATCTCATACAGCCCAATACCATTCCTGCCGGCGGCGGGGCGGCGGTGTCCGGCCAGGGAGCGGCTTTTGCCGCCCGGCTGGAGCAAGCGGTTCAGACCTCCGGGCTGGCGGGAGCTGCGCCGGCAAAAGGCAGTGAAGATGCTAAGCTCAAGGCCGCCTGCCAGGAGCTGGAAGCGGTTTTTCTGAATATGATGCTGGCGCGAATGCGGGCCAGTGTACCCAAGACTAAGCTTATGGGCGATACCTCAGGCGAAGAAATAATGCAATCGCTGTTGGACACGGAGTTAACAAAAAATATGGCGCAAGCCGGGGGAATGGGCTTGGCCGCCATGCTGTACCGTCAGCTAAGTAAAAGCCCTGTTAAAGGCCAGGCTCGATAG
- a CDS encoding flagellar basal body P-ring protein FlgI, with protein sequence MRKLTAICLTAVLAVSITVPALAAPTQVSTRIKDVSRVQGMRNNQLSGYGLVVGLNGTGDSNKSVFTLQSIANMLKSFGVVISSSAIKPKNVAAVMITATLPPFAKPGDAIDITVSSMSDAKSLQGGTLLQTPLRGANGQVYAVGQGPVSTGGFIFGAGGSSQQKNFPTVGNVPAGALVERAVPMPFADKENGQITLSLNQPDFTTANRISAAIDQRFGPITVAKDPGTVVINIPYYYNEDIVGFVAALEELAVTPDTAAKVVINERTGTVVIGSNVTIDQVAVAQGGLTVKIGKSTEVSQPPSFSDGNTVVTTDTTLEAEEQPAGLIVLPASASVGDVVAALNAVGATPRDIISILQAIKAAGALHAELQVM encoded by the coding sequence ATGCGCAAATTAACAGCAATCTGCCTGACCGCTGTTCTGGCTGTAAGCATAACGGTTCCGGCCCTGGCTGCCCCAACCCAGGTCAGTACCCGGATTAAGGACGTGTCCAGGGTGCAGGGCATGCGCAACAACCAACTGAGTGGTTATGGACTGGTGGTGGGCCTGAACGGTACCGGCGATTCTAATAAAAGTGTATTTACCCTGCAATCTATTGCCAATATGCTGAAATCTTTTGGTGTTGTCATCAGTTCATCGGCGATTAAGCCCAAAAACGTGGCCGCTGTTATGATCACAGCCACGCTGCCGCCGTTTGCCAAACCCGGTGATGCTATTGATATCACCGTATCCTCTATGAGCGACGCTAAAAGCCTGCAGGGGGGAACGCTCCTGCAAACCCCGCTGCGGGGCGCTAATGGCCAGGTATATGCTGTCGGTCAGGGACCGGTGTCTACCGGCGGCTTTATTTTTGGGGCCGGTGGCTCCAGCCAGCAGAAAAACTTTCCGACCGTTGGCAATGTCCCGGCCGGGGCCTTAGTGGAACGGGCAGTACCAATGCCCTTCGCGGATAAAGAGAACGGCCAGATTACGCTGTCGCTTAATCAGCCTGATTTTACAACTGCCAACCGGATTAGTGCGGCCATTGATCAGCGCTTCGGGCCGATTACTGTCGCCAAAGACCCCGGCACGGTAGTCATTAATATTCCGTATTATTATAATGAGGATATTGTCGGCTTTGTTGCGGCCCTGGAAGAACTGGCCGTTACACCTGATACTGCCGCCAAAGTTGTTATTAATGAACGGACAGGTACGGTTGTGATTGGCAGCAATGTGACCATTGACCAGGTGGCTGTCGCTCAGGGCGGTCTTACCGTTAAGATCGGCAAGTCAACAGAAGTTTCCCAACCCCCGTCCTTCTCGGACGGCAACACCGTAGTAACCACCGATACAACCCTTGAGGCCGAGGAGCAACCGGCCGGTCTTATTGTCCTGCCGGCTTCAGCCAGTGTGGGCGACGTAGTTGCCGCCCTGAATGCCGTAGGGGCAACACCCCGCGACATTATCTCTATCCTGCAGGCCATAAAAGCGGCCGGGGCTCTGCATGCCGAACTGCAGGTCATGTAA
- a CDS encoding flagellar basal body L-ring protein FlgH, producing MGKLIGFLLLLLVMTQPVPPVQANSLWLDSGPTASLFSDFRAHAVGDIITIVISESSSASRIGNASNSKSASTSLDAGVGLLTFIEPVSGGSSDSFKAQGSVANSNRVTGRITVKVTEIKPNGLLVVSGTQSIKQLSDEQKITVTGLVRPEDVTADNTVLSSNVADAQLKIEGKGPLASKQKQGILTQIFNFIF from the coding sequence ATGGGTAAGCTTATTGGTTTTCTGTTATTACTCCTTGTTATGACTCAGCCTGTCCCTCCTGTACAGGCCAATTCCCTCTGGCTGGATTCGGGGCCGACAGCCAGCCTGTTTAGTGACTTCCGGGCTCATGCCGTGGGTGATATTATTACCATTGTTATCAGCGAGTCTTCCAGTGCCAGCCGTATCGGCAATGCGTCCAACTCGAAATCGGCCAGCACCAGTCTGGATGCCGGGGTCGGGCTGCTGACCTTTATTGAACCGGTCAGCGGCGGCTCATCCGACAGCTTTAAGGCCCAGGGGTCGGTGGCCAACAGCAACAGGGTAACCGGACGGATTACCGTTAAGGTAACCGAGATTAAGCCTAACGGGCTGCTGGTTGTCTCCGGCACGCAATCGATAAAGCAGCTGAGTGATGAGCAGAAGATTACCGTTACCGGCCTCGTGAGACCGGAAGATGTTACTGCCGACAATACGGTGCTGTCCAGTAATGTTGCCGACGCCCAGCTTAAAATTGAAGGCAAGGGCCCGCTGGCAAGCAAACAAAAACAGGGAATTCTGACCCAAATATTCAACTTTATATTTTAA
- the flgA gene encoding flagellar basal body P-ring formation chaperone FlgA translates to MKNKLYRLTMVILCVAGILFTGGNARAQGLTIAVAPESQVTGQFFTLGDIARISGDDAGRIASLEQIRLGRTPAPGQSILFSAELLAIRLNTGSHDLTGLTWQVPPQFRVTALSQVITGERLTGLAAQYLREHLTGSDVELLPVGQPQDLVVPPGAVGFTIELPYGLKYNAPTTVHIGLNLAGQPYTAARVRIDIKRYEQVAVASRAIAPRDLITADNIIFERRDTGRMPPGYFTDPDQVLGLAVKRQLSPGTAISESVLVKPLLIKRGQTVRIVAQTGGIEVSAPGVALQSGSEGQSIRVQNTTSRKVITARIMDETTVLAQI, encoded by the coding sequence ATGAAGAATAAACTATACCGGCTTACCATGGTGATCCTATGTGTTGCCGGTATATTATTTACCGGCGGCAACGCCAGGGCGCAGGGGCTGACCATCGCTGTTGCCCCTGAGTCGCAGGTTACGGGCCAGTTTTTTACCCTCGGTGATATTGCCCGCATTAGCGGGGATGACGCCGGCCGGATTGCCAGCCTGGAGCAAATCCGGCTCGGGCGGACGCCGGCGCCGGGCCAGAGCATACTATTTTCCGCAGAACTGTTAGCGATCCGGTTAAATACCGGCAGCCACGATCTGACAGGCCTTACCTGGCAGGTGCCGCCGCAATTCCGCGTAACTGCCCTGTCTCAGGTCATTACCGGTGAACGGCTTACCGGTCTGGCTGCCCAATATTTGCGGGAACACCTTACCGGCAGCGATGTTGAACTGCTGCCGGTGGGTCAGCCTCAGGATCTCGTGGTGCCGCCGGGGGCTGTGGGTTTTACTATTGAACTGCCCTATGGGTTAAAATATAATGCGCCAACCACCGTACATATCGGCCTGAATCTGGCAGGCCAGCCTTATACCGCGGCCAGAGTAAGAATTGATATAAAAAGGTATGAGCAAGTGGCTGTTGCCAGCCGGGCAATAGCACCACGCGACCTCATTACTGCCGACAATATTATTTTTGAGCGCCGCGACACCGGGCGCATGCCGCCGGGATATTTTACCGATCCTGATCAAGTCCTGGGTTTGGCTGTGAAGCGTCAACTGTCGCCGGGGACCGCAATCAGCGAGAGTGTACTGGTTAAACCGCTGCTGATTAAGCGGGGCCAAACCGTCCGCATTGTTGCCCAAACCGGCGGCATTGAAGTAAGTGCGCCGGGGGTTGCGCTGCAAAGCGGCAGTGAAGGCCAGTCCATCCGGGTGCAAAACACAACTTCCCGGAAAGTAATTACTGCCAGGATCATGGATGAAACAACGGTCCTGGCCCAGATATAG
- the flgG gene encoding flagellar basal-body rod protein FlgG — translation MLRALWTAGTGMVAQQANLDTISNNLANVNTTGFKKGRAEFQDLMYQTIRQAGAATGPDTQLPTGIQVGHGVRQVATQKLYGQGNFQSTGNDYDLAIEGEGFFQITMPDGTLAYTRDGSFKKDSQGRMVTAEGYPLEPQITVPDDATSLTVSADGLVSATTPAGTEEIGQITIARFVNPAGLENMGRNLAKETEASGVPVVGNPGADGAGTLAQQYLEMSNVQVVEEMVNMIVAQRAYEVNSKAIQTADDMLGQAASLKR, via the coding sequence ATGCTTCGAGCACTATGGACTGCCGGCACGGGAATGGTTGCCCAGCAAGCCAACCTTGATACCATTTCCAATAACCTGGCTAACGTAAATACTACCGGTTTCAAGAAAGGCCGGGCCGAGTTCCAGGACCTTATGTATCAGACGATTCGCCAGGCCGGTGCGGCTACCGGCCCCGATACCCAGCTGCCGACAGGTATTCAGGTCGGCCACGGTGTACGCCAGGTGGCTACCCAGAAGTTATACGGACAGGGTAATTTCCAAAGTACCGGTAATGACTATGACCTGGCGATTGAGGGGGAAGGTTTTTTTCAGATCACGATGCCTGACGGGACCCTGGCTTATACCCGTGACGGTTCCTTCAAAAAGGATTCCCAGGGACGGATGGTAACAGCCGAGGGGTATCCGCTGGAGCCGCAAATCACTGTGCCGGATGATGCAACAAGTCTGACTGTTTCTGCCGACGGCCTTGTAAGTGCAACAACACCGGCCGGCACTGAGGAAATCGGGCAGATTACCATTGCCCGGTTTGTTAATCCGGCCGGTCTGGAAAATATGGGCCGCAACCTGGCTAAGGAAACCGAGGCCTCTGGGGTGCCGGTAGTAGGCAACCCCGGCGCTGACGGGGCCGGTACGCTGGCGCAGCAATATCTGGAAATGTCCAATGTCCAGGTCGTTGAGGAAATGGTCAATATGATTGTTGCCCAGCGGGCTTATGAAGTGAATTCCAAAGCCATTCAAACGGCTGACGATATGCTGGGGCAGGCCGCCAGCCTCAAACGGTAG
- the flgF gene encoding flagellar basal-body rod protein FlgF, which produces MIRGIYTAASGMVAETTRTDTIANNLANGNTTGYKKDIAISKDFASLLIQRINDGPAVPPIGTLGAGTVIDEIATIQTAGSISSTGNSLDFAVDGKGFFAVETPAGVRFTRNGAFTRSGQGELVTSEGFPVLGQNGAIAIPNGKISVEETGRVTVDGAEAGQLRLVEFADDRQLVKEGNSLYRTDENGQPATGKIMQGFLEQSNVNIVAEMVNLIAGYRAYEVNAKTVQAHDQLLDKAVNEVGKV; this is translated from the coding sequence TTGATTCGAGGTATTTATACTGCGGCTTCCGGGATGGTGGCGGAAACGACCAGAACAGATACCATCGCCAATAACCTGGCTAATGGCAATACCACCGGCTATAAAAAAGATATAGCAATATCCAAGGATTTTGCCAGTCTGTTAATCCAGCGTATCAATGACGGACCGGCAGTGCCGCCCATTGGCACCCTGGGGGCAGGGACGGTCATTGATGAAATCGCGACAATCCAAACCGCCGGCAGTATCAGCTCAACTGGTAATTCGCTTGACTTTGCCGTTGATGGCAAGGGCTTTTTTGCTGTGGAAACGCCGGCCGGGGTCCGTTTTACCAGGAATGGGGCCTTTACCCGCAGCGGACAGGGGGAGCTGGTAACCAGCGAAGGGTTTCCGGTACTGGGACAAAATGGCGCCATTGCCATTCCTAACGGGAAAATCTCAGTTGAGGAAACAGGCCGGGTTACCGTTGACGGCGCTGAGGCCGGTCAGCTCCGACTGGTGGAGTTTGCCGATGACCGCCAGCTGGTAAAAGAAGGCAACAGCCTCTACCGTACCGATGAAAATGGACAACCGGCGACAGGCAAGATCATGCAAGGCTTTCTGGAACAATCCAATGTCAATATAGTGGCGGAAATGGTGAACCTGATTGCCGGCTACCGGGCTTATGAAGTAAACGCAAAAACGGTACAGGCTCATGATCAGCTGCTGGATAAGGCTGTCAATGAAGTGGGTAAAGTCTAA
- a CDS encoding rod shape-determining protein, with the protein MFGTMDIGVDLGTANVLVYIKGKGIVLREPSVVAIDRDSNRILAIGEEARRMLGRTPGNIIAIRPLREGVIADYDTTESMLRHFIQKVAGKNFFFKPRIMVCIPSGVTTVEKRAVLEAAMQAGARKTYLIEEPLAAALGAGLEIAEPCGAMVVDIGGGTTDVAVLSLGGIVVSESLRIGGDKFDEALIRHVKKEYNILIGERTAEAIKVAIATAYPDGRNESLEIRGRDLVSGLPKTIRMSSAETREALAEPVALIVECVKSVLEKTPPELAADIVDRGIVMTGGGSLIHGLDKLINQETGIPTYLAEDPLSCVALGTGKALDSLENLQDTLTTLKKGTLAG; encoded by the coding sequence ATGTTTGGAACCATGGATATTGGCGTCGACCTGGGAACTGCCAACGTTTTAGTATACATAAAGGGTAAGGGCATCGTATTGAGGGAGCCGTCGGTGGTGGCCATTGACCGCGACAGTAACCGGATTTTGGCCATCGGCGAAGAGGCCCGGCGGATGCTGGGCCGGACTCCCGGCAACATTATTGCCATCAGGCCGTTGCGCGAAGGGGTCATTGCCGATTATGACACTACCGAAAGCATGCTCAGGCATTTTATTCAAAAAGTTGCCGGCAAGAATTTCTTTTTTAAACCCCGGATCATGGTGTGTATCCCCTCCGGCGTAACCACAGTGGAAAAGCGGGCGGTGCTGGAAGCGGCGATGCAGGCCGGGGCCCGCAAGACCTATCTGATTGAAGAGCCGCTGGCGGCGGCCCTGGGGGCCGGTCTGGAGATTGCTGAACCATGCGGGGCGATGGTTGTGGATATCGGTGGCGGCACAACCGATGTTGCCGTACTTAGCCTGGGCGGTATTGTGGTCAGCGAATCGCTGCGGATCGGCGGCGATAAATTTGATGAAGCGCTGATTCGCCATGTCAAAAAAGAATACAATATCCTGATTGGCGAACGCACGGCGGAAGCGATTAAAGTAGCCATTGCCACCGCCTACCCGGACGGACGTAATGAAAGCCTGGAGATCCGGGGCCGGGACCTCGTATCAGGGCTGCCGAAAACCATTCGCATGAGCTCGGCGGAAACGCGGGAAGCCTTAGCCGAGCCAGTGGCTCTGATTGTCGAATGCGTTAAATCCGTTCTGGAAAAAACACCGCCTGAACTGGCGGCCGACATTGTTGACCGGGGGATTGTCATGACCGGCGGCGGCTCGCTGATTCACGGTTTGGATAAGTTAATTAACCAGGAAACAGGAATACCTACATATCTGGCCGAAGATCCTTTGTCCTGCGTGGCCTTAGGCACCGGTAAAGCCCTTGATTCGCTGGAAAATCTGCAGGACACCCTGACAACACTCAAAAAAGGCACTCTGGCCGGCTAA
- a CDS encoding MurR/RpiR family transcriptional regulator gives MNLFSRIRLHSNRLTASQKRIVQFLQASAGEALRLPINKLAERCQVGDATIIRFYRLLGYDNYSMFRIALSRETGEQEMRPIYEDVDSQDGLAAIIHKVIHSSIQGIAELEQQLSQTALARIAHRLRQAAFIHVIGLGASGVVAQDVMHKLMRLGLKVNAYTDSHLMTIAATVAQPQEVFFAVCHSGETTDIIRTLELAREQGCYTCALTGYMNSGITRLAGDYLLSSTRETKMRSDAMISRIVQLVVIDILYVRLALQIGDEATDRVNQSRIALKQLRGGAGSK, from the coding sequence ATGAATCTTTTTTCCCGGATTCGGCTTCACAGCAACCGGCTCACTGCCTCACAGAAGAGGATTGTGCAGTTTTTACAGGCTTCTGCCGGTGAAGCCCTGCGGCTGCCTATTAACAAGCTGGCAGAGCGGTGTCAGGTGGGAGATGCCACGATTATCCGGTTTTACCGCTTATTGGGTTATGATAATTATTCTATGTTTCGCATTGCCCTGTCCCGGGAAACGGGAGAACAGGAGATGCGGCCTATTTATGAAGATGTGGACAGCCAGGATGGACTGGCTGCTATCATTCATAAGGTAATTCATTCTTCGATACAGGGGATTGCCGAGCTTGAACAGCAGCTTTCCCAGACGGCGCTGGCGAGAATTGCCCACAGGCTGCGCCAGGCGGCTTTTATTCACGTGATTGGCCTGGGTGCGTCAGGAGTCGTCGCCCAGGATGTTATGCATAAGCTGATGCGCCTGGGCTTAAAGGTTAATGCCTATACCGACTCTCATTTGATGACAATTGCGGCCACGGTTGCCCAGCCGCAGGAAGTTTTCTTTGCCGTCTGCCACTCAGGGGAAACCACCGATATTATCAGGACGCTGGAATTGGCCCGGGAACAGGGCTGTTATACCTGTGCGCTTACCGGTTATATGAATTCCGGTATTACCAGGCTTGCCGGCGACTACCTGCTCAGCAGCACGCGCGAAACAAAAATGCGCTCAGACGCTATGATTTCCCGGATTGTTCAGTTAGTTGTTATCGATATTCTGTATGTCCGGCTGGCGCTGCAGATTGGCGACGAGGCGACAGACCGGGTAAACCAGTCGCGGATTGCCTTAAAGCAGCTAAGAGGCGGCGCAGGCAGCAAATAG
- a CDS encoding four-carbon acid sugar kinase family protein produces MKNQRKAMAVIADDLTGANDTGLQFSRYGLCTEVLLEGAEPGPASAADIVIWDTNSRAIDGQAAYDKVQAAVRQAQQAGFTRYYKKLDSTLRGNVGIEIKAILDMGLHDFAFVLPAFVQTGRTTVGGNHLVQGVPVEATEIARDPKCPVTESCLPALLQRQSGLQVAHIGIAELTGGPAVIDAFVRRALAAGCRIISCDGWADEHFDLAARTVAGISSQVLWAGSAGLADCLPAIFNWNDKVREQTPALVIAGSVSSVTREQIAELLAGGCELVEIEVAKYLPWQEQSALPLLAAISKKLAQGTCLVIATGYQPAAVEQTKAAGAKLGFSAVEVSEITATMLGWIGAQLVNSQKLAGIVLTGGDTAVAVCRALGVTGIRILEEVTTAIPLGTMTTREGKTLQVITKAGAFGKPGDLLQAVRKLQQ; encoded by the coding sequence TTGAAAAATCAGCGTAAAGCCATGGCGGTTATCGCCGACGATTTAACCGGGGCCAATGATACCGGGCTGCAATTTTCCCGTTACGGCCTGTGTACGGAGGTTTTGCTGGAAGGAGCCGAGCCGGGTCCGGCTTCGGCGGCAGATATTGTTATCTGGGATACAAACAGCCGGGCCATTGACGGCCAGGCAGCTTACGACAAGGTGCAGGCGGCAGTGCGGCAGGCGCAGCAGGCAGGTTTTACACGCTATTACAAAAAGCTGGACTCAACGCTGCGGGGCAATGTGGGTATTGAGATTAAGGCGATTCTCGATATGGGGCTTCATGATTTTGCTTTTGTCCTGCCTGCATTTGTGCAAACAGGCCGGACAACTGTTGGCGGTAATCATTTGGTACAGGGCGTACCGGTAGAAGCAACCGAGATTGCCAGAGACCCCAAATGTCCGGTTACCGAAAGCTGCCTGCCGGCGTTGCTGCAACGCCAGTCAGGCTTGCAGGTGGCTCATATTGGCATTGCCGAGCTTACCGGCGGTCCGGCTGTCATTGATGCGTTTGTTCGCCGCGCCCTTGCGGCCGGGTGCCGTATCATTTCCTGCGATGGCTGGGCAGATGAGCATTTTGACCTGGCCGCCCGGACGGTGGCCGGAATCTCCAGTCAGGTGTTATGGGCCGGTTCCGCCGGGCTGGCGGATTGCCTGCCGGCGATTTTCAACTGGAATGACAAGGTCCGGGAGCAAACGCCGGCTCTGGTCATTGCCGGCAGTGTCAGTTCAGTCACCAGGGAGCAGATTGCCGAGCTGTTGGCCGGCGGCTGTGAGCTGGTGGAAATTGAAGTGGCCAAATACCTGCCCTGGCAGGAGCAGAGCGCGCTGCCGTTGCTGGCCGCCATTAGTAAAAAACTGGCCCAGGGTACCTGCCTGGTTATCGCCACAGGGTATCAGCCGGCGGCCGTTGAACAAACGAAGGCCGCCGGCGCCAAACTGGGCTTCAGCGCGGTAGAGGTCAGCGAAATTACAGCAACAATGCTGGGCTGGATTGGCGCCCAGCTTGTTAACAGCCAAAAGCTTGCCGGCATTGTCCTTACCGGCGGCGACACGGCGGTGGCGGTCTGCCGGGCGCTGGGCGTAACCGGCATCAGGATACTGGAGGAGGTAACGACCGCTATTCCGCTGGGCACAATGACAACAAGGGAAGGCAAAACCCTGCAGGTTATTACCAAGGCCGGAGCCTTCGGCAAGCCTGGCGACTTATTGCAGGCTGTGCGCAAATTACAACAATAG
- the pdxA gene encoding 4-hydroxythreonine-4-phosphate dehydrogenase PdxA, which translates to MTIKDQRPVLAITMGDAAGCGPEIIVKALADDRVYQISRPLVFGDQQRLQQAAGIVNSKLTIRKAGGIAAGVYRPGVVDVLDFANIPAGLPFGQVDARAGDAAFRYVEAAVQAALRHEVTAIVTAPLNKEALHKGGHHFPGHTEILAQLSNTADYAMMLAGDALRVIHVTTHVSMRQAAELITKERVLRIIKLADRTLRLLGLEQPRIAVAGFNAHAGENGLFGREDIDEIAPAVEAACREGIAATGPVPPDTVFFRAVSRKEFDIVVVMYHDQGHIPIKLLGFDNGINVTVGLPFLRTSVDHGTAFDIAGSGVADSSSMYAAIEFAARLANGVRNSDKR; encoded by the coding sequence ATGACGATAAAGGATCAACGTCCGGTATTGGCCATCACCATGGGGGATGCGGCAGGCTGTGGTCCGGAGATCATTGTGAAGGCATTAGCCGACGACAGGGTCTATCAAATCAGCCGGCCGCTGGTATTTGGTGATCAGCAGCGGCTGCAGCAGGCCGCCGGTATCGTAAACAGCAAGCTGACGATCAGGAAAGCCGGCGGCATTGCAGCCGGAGTGTACCGCCCCGGCGTTGTTGATGTTCTGGATTTTGCCAACATCCCGGCCGGCCTGCCGTTCGGACAGGTGGACGCCCGGGCGGGAGATGCTGCGTTTCGCTATGTTGAGGCGGCGGTCCAGGCCGCGCTCCGCCATGAGGTGACGGCAATTGTTACGGCCCCCCTGAATAAAGAGGCGCTTCATAAAGGCGGGCATCATTTCCCCGGGCATACTGAAATTCTGGCGCAATTAAGCAACACTGCTGATTATGCCATGATGCTGGCCGGTGATGCGTTGCGGGTTATTCATGTTACAACCCATGTTTCCATGCGGCAGGCGGCCGAGCTGATTACCAAAGAGCGGGTGCTGCGCATCATTAAACTGGCTGACCGGACACTCCGGCTGCTGGGTCTGGAGCAGCCGCGCATCGCTGTCGCCGGCTTTAACGCCCATGCCGGTGAAAACGGTCTGTTTGGCCGGGAAGACATTGACGAAATTGCCCCGGCCGTTGAGGCTGCTTGCCGGGAGGGTATTGCCGCCACCGGTCCGGTGCCGCCGGATACCGTGTTTTTCCGGGCGGTAAGCCGCAAGGAATTTGATATTGTTGTGGTCATGTACCATGATCAGGGGCATATTCCGATTAAACTCTTAGGGTTTGATAATGGCATTAACGTGACTGTCGGCTTACCGTTTCTGCGCACCTCGGTGGATCATGGGACTGCTTTTGACATTGCCGGCAGCGGCGTTGCCGACAGCAGCAGCATGTATGCAGCCATCGAATTTGCCGCCCGGCTGGCGAATGGAGTCCGTAACTCAGATAAAAGATAA